The proteins below come from a single Drosophila teissieri strain GT53w chromosome 3L, Prin_Dtei_1.1, whole genome shotgun sequence genomic window:
- the LOC122618314 gene encoding glycerol-3-phosphate phosphatase: protein MSRGGAVDLTGLSGEQVSEWLQSFETVLCDGDGTIWQDDTAIAGAPDVVNALQDRFGKKVYLITNNGLKTRHELFERSQRLGFHLPSDRHIISPTAAIADYLVGSPQFDRTRHKVYVVGNAAIARELSQHGIDSYGAGGTDELPPGDKWPDFVAREFGNSEAARDVGAVVVGWDEYFSYCKMARACHILCSNADAAFLVTNRDAVHKYPAFCIPGTGAFVAGIEACSEREALEMGKPNPLVLEPLTKAEELRTERTLMIGDCLKIDVGFASNCGMLSLLVGTGRYSNLSDVQREKDRLPQPDFYLPRLGDLLPLL from the exons GCACAATTTGGCAGGATGACACGGCCATTGCGGGTGCTCCGGATGTGGTGAATGCCCTGCAGGATCGCTTTGGGAAAAAAGTCTACCTGATTACCAACAATGGACTGAAGACGCGCCATGAGCTCTTTGAGCGCTCCCAGCGCCTTGGCTTCCATTTACCCAGCGACCGACACATTATATCGCCTACGGCGGCCATCGCCGACTATCTGGTTGGGAGTCCACAGTTCGACAGGACGCGGCACAAGGTCTATGTGGTGGGCAATGCGGCCATTGCGCGGGAATTAAGCCAGCACGGAATCGACAGCTACGGAGCCGGAGGAACAGATGAACTGCCTCCGGGCGACAAGTGGCCGGACTTTGTGGCACGCGAGTTTGGCAACTCAGAAGCGGCGAGGGACGTGGGCGCTGTGGTGGTCGGCTGGGATGAGTACTTCAGCTATTGCAAGATGGCCCGCGCCTGTCACATCCTCTGCAGTAATGCCGACGCCGCATTTCTTGTAACCAACCGGGATGCCGTGCACAAGTATCCAGCCTTCTGTATCCCCGGCACCGGGGCCTTTGTGGCCGGCATCGAAGCCTGTTCGGAGCGGGAAGCCCTCGAGATGGGCAAGCCAAATCCTTTGGTCCTTGAGCCCCTAACCAAGGCTGAGGAACTACGTACCGAGCGAACGCTTATGATTGGTGACTG CCTCAAAATAGATGTTGGTTTCGCCAGCAATTGTGGCATGCTATCGCTTCTGGTGGGCACTGGTCGATACAGTAATCTCTCGGATGTCCAGCGGGAAAAAGACAGGCTGCCCCAGCCAGATTTTTATCTGCCCCGGCTGGGCGATCTGCTGCCCCTTTTATAA